In Sporichthya polymorpha DSM 43042, a genomic segment contains:
- a CDS encoding MOSC domain-containing protein: MSASVVSVNVGRVVDTPGSLLGRTSIDRRAVPGRIRATELGLVGDEVADTRHHGGRDQAVYAYEREDLDRWAAELDRELHDGNFGENLTTRGIDLAAAVIGERWRIGDAEFEVSSPRTPCGTFKNHLGNLRGWVKRFTADGRPGAYLRVLVEGEVGAGDEIVVLHRPEHGVTIAEVFRAITTEKQHLPGLLEVPELPAKVHRWARQASAS, translated from the coding sequence ATGAGCGCATCGGTGGTGTCCGTCAACGTCGGTCGTGTGGTGGACACTCCCGGGAGCCTGCTGGGTCGCACGAGCATCGACCGGCGCGCGGTGCCCGGGCGCATCCGGGCGACGGAGCTGGGTCTGGTCGGCGACGAGGTCGCGGACACCAGGCACCACGGCGGCCGCGACCAGGCCGTCTACGCCTACGAGCGCGAGGATCTCGACCGCTGGGCCGCCGAGCTCGACCGTGAGCTGCACGACGGCAACTTCGGCGAGAACCTGACGACGCGGGGGATCGACCTCGCGGCCGCGGTCATCGGCGAGCGCTGGCGGATCGGCGACGCGGAGTTCGAGGTCTCGTCCCCGCGCACGCCCTGCGGCACCTTCAAGAACCACCTGGGCAATCTGCGCGGCTGGGTGAAGCGATTCACCGCCGACGGCCGCCCGGGTGCATACCTGCGTGTCCTGGTCGAGGGTGAGGTCGGCGCCGGCGACGAGATCGTCGTGCTGCACCGGCCGGAACACGGCGTCACCATCGCCGAGGTGTTCCGCGCGATCACCACCGAGAAGCAGCACCTTCCGGGGTTGCTCGAGGTCCCCGAGCTGCCCGCCAAGGTGCATCGGTGGGCCCGTCAGGCGAGCGCGTCCTGA